In one window of Dokdonia sp. PRO95 DNA:
- a CDS encoding sigma-70 family RNA polymerase sigma factor: MDQHTFIKLVTPFKDKVYRVAKRLLVSDDEAQDATQEVLLRLWTKRSDIKKYRSVEAFAMTMTKNYCYDKLKAKGSNNLKIVHNNYEDHSGNTSKHIEVADEVAWVFKLMEDLPEQQRLIVQMRDVEQMDNAEIAVILEMNETAVRVALSRARKKLREELIKKRNYGIS, translated from the coding sequence ATGGACCAACATACGTTCATAAAACTTGTGACTCCTTTTAAGGATAAAGTGTACCGCGTTGCAAAGCGGTTACTCGTATCTGACGATGAGGCTCAAGATGCTACGCAGGAAGTACTACTGCGTTTATGGACGAAGAGGTCCGACATAAAAAAATATCGAAGTGTTGAAGCATTTGCGATGACGATGACAAAAAATTATTGCTATGATAAGCTTAAGGCTAAAGGAAGCAATAATCTTAAAATCGTTCATAACAATTATGAAGATCACTCAGGAAATACGAGTAAGCATATAGAGGTTGCAGATGAGGTAGCTTGGGTTTTTAAACTCATGGAAGATTTACCAGAGCAGCAACGACTTATTGTACAAATGAGAGATGTTGAGCAAATGGATAACGCAGAGATTGCTGTGATACTCGAGATGAATGAAACTGCTGTAAGAGTAGCTTTATCTAGAGCTCGCAAAAAACTAAGAGAAGAATTGATTAAAAAACGAAACTATGGAATCTCATAA